In Dama dama isolate Ldn47 chromosome 20, ASM3311817v1, whole genome shotgun sequence, a single window of DNA contains:
- the CDCP2 gene encoding CUB domain-containing protein 2 yields MLVELGFCLLLAVLLLGPDLRVQAMKGVKCGGVLSAPSGNFSSPNFPRLYPYNTECSWLIVVAEGSSVLLTFHAFDLEYHDTCGFDFLEIYNGASGDPGNLLGRFCGRVPPPPFTSSWHVMSVVFHSDKHVASRGFSAGYQKDVCGGVLTGLSGVLVSPEYPNNYPNNVECHWVIRAAGPATVKLVFADFQVEGSEQCMYDYVAVLGGPGPARGHHYCGSARPPTLVSLGHELQVVFKSDFNIGGRGFKAYYFSGECQEVYTAVRGNFSSPQYPSSYPNNIRCHWTIRLPPGYRVKVFFLDLELEEPNSLTRTCDFDHLAAFDGASEEAPLLGNWCGHHLPPPVTSSHNQLLIVLHTDRSTTRRGFSVAYIGVVPMNVSCSRTDFQILISAQALAPLERTKVYLGSRSCAAQEMGSNFRIQARFDTCGTESQRRNNTSVIVSVLYIDFSAGGQEDIHEYEVRCEPRRKEASVHLLSGSHWLGPYAATAEHLQEAPPRDEAEALEGPVAMVAQDTSDIVFLGLCILAGVLMVIAIVVLMLL; encoded by the exons GTGTCAAATGTGGGGGTGTGCTCTCAGCACCTTCCGGAAACTTCTCCAGCCCCAACTTCCCCAGGCTCTACCCTTACAACACGGAGTGCAGCTGGCTGATCGTGGTGGCCGAGGGTTCCTCCGTGCTGCTCACCTTCCACGCCTTTGACCTGGAGTACCACGACACGTGCGGCTTCGACTTCCTGGAGATCTACAACGGCGCCTCCGGGGACCCGGGCAACCTGCTGGGGAGGTTCTGCGGCAGGGTGCCCCCGCCACCCTTCACCTCCTCCTGGCACGTCATGTCTGTGGTCTTCCACTCAGACAAGCACGTGGCCAGCCGCGGCTTCTCCGCAGGCTACCAGAAAG ATGTGTGTGGTGGTGTCCTGACTGGCCTGTCAGGGGTCCTCGTCAGCCCCGAGTACCCCAACAACTACCCCAACAACGTGGAGTGCCACTGGGTGATCCGGGCCGCTGGCCCCGCCACCGTCAAGCTGGTGTTTGCGGACTTCCAGGTGGAAGGCAGTGAGCAGTGCATGTACGACTACGTGGCTGTTCTTGGGGGGCCCGGCCCCGCCCGGGGGCACCACTACTGCGGCAGTGCCAGGCCCCCCACACTTGTGTCGCTGGGCCACGAGCTGCAGGTGGTCTTCAAGTCTGACTTCAACATCGGAGGCCGGGGTTTCAAGGCCTACTACTTCTCAG GAGAATGCCAGGAGGTGTACACGGCGGTGCGGGGCAACTTCTCCAGCCCGCAGTACCCTAGCTCCTACCCCAACAATATCCGGTGCCACTGGACCATCCGCCTGCCTCCTGGCTACCGGGTCAAGGTGTTCTTCCTGGACCTGGAACTGGAGGAGCCCAACAGCCTGACTAGGACCTGCGACTTTGACCATCTAGCAGCCTTTGATGGGGCCAGTGAGGAGGCGCCTCTGCTGGGGAATTGGTGTGGCCACCACCTGCCACCCCCGGTCACCTCAAGCCACAACCAGCTCCTGATTGTGCTGCACACGGACCGTAGCACCACCCGCAGGGGCTTCTCTGTGGCCTACATTGGAG TGGTGCCCATGAACGTGAGCTGCTCCCGCACCGACTTCCAGATCCTGATCTCCGCACAGGCGCTGGCCCCACTAGAACGGACCAAAGTCTACCTGGGAAGCCGAAGCTGTGCCGCCCAAGAGATGGGCAGCAACTTCCGGATCCAGGCCCGCTTTGACACCTGCGGCACTGAGTCTCAG AGAAGAAATAACACCTCAGTGATTGTCAGCGTGCTGTACATCGACTTCTCAGCTGGTGGGCAGGAGGACATCCACGAGTACGAGGTCCGCTGCGAGCCACGCCGCAAGGAGGCCTCTGTGCATCTGCTGTCCGGCTCCCACTGGCTTGGGCCCTATGCTGCCACGGCCGAGCACCTTCAGGAGGCACCGCCCAGGGACGAGGCAGAGGCCCTGGAGGGCCCCGTGGCCATGGTGGCCCAGGACACCAGTGACATCGTCTTCCTGGGCCTTTGCATCCTGGCGGGAGTCCTCATGGTGATTGCCATCGTGGTCCTGATGCTGCTGTAG